In the genome of Prionailurus viverrinus isolate Anna unplaced genomic scaffold, UM_Priviv_1.0 scaffold_45, whole genome shotgun sequence, one region contains:
- the NAT8L gene encoding N-acetylaspartate synthetase yields the protein MHCGPPDMVCETKIVAAEDHEALPGAKKDALLAAAGAMWPPLPAAPGPAAAPAAPPPAPGPQPRGGAGGAGPPGGRGVYIREFRAAEQEAARRIFYDGIMERIPNTAFRGLRQHPRTQLLYALLAVLCFALTRSLLLTCLVPAGLLGLRYYYSRKVVLAYLDCALHTDMADIEQYYMKPPGSCFWVAVLDGNVVGIVAARAHEADNTVELLRMSVDSRFRGKGIAKALGRKVLEFALVHNYSAVVLGTTAVKVAAHKLYESLGFRHMGSSDHYVLPGMTLSLAERLFFQVRYHRYRLQLREE from the exons AGAAGGACGCGCTGCTCGCCGCCGCCGGCGCCATGTGGCCCCCGCTGCCCGCCGCGCCCGGGCCGGCCGCCGCGCCCGCCGCGCCCCCTCCCGcgcccggcccccagccccgcggcggcgcggggggcgcggggccgCCGGGGGGGCGCGGCGTGTACATCCGCGAGTTCCGCGCGGCCGAGCAGGAGGCGGCGCGCCGCATCTTCTACGACGGCATCATGGAGCGCATCCCCAACACGGCCTTCCGCGGCCTGCGGCAGCACCCGCGCACGCAGCTGCTCTACGCCCTGCTGGCCG TGCTGTGTTTTGCCCTGACCCGCTCGCTGCTGCTGACGTGCCTGGTGCCGGCGGGGCTGCTGGGCCTGCGTTACTACTACAGCCGGAAGGTGGTCCTCGCCTACCTGGACTGCGCTCTGCACACGGACATGGCCGACATCGAGCAGTACTACATGAAGCCCCCCG GCTCCTGCTTCTGGGTGGCCGTGCTGGATGGCAACGTGGTGGGCATCGTGGCGGCGCGGGCCCACGAGGCAGACAACACGGTGGAGCTGCTGCGCATGTCCGTGGACTCGCGTTTCCGTGGCAAGGGCATCGCCAAGGCGCTGGGCCGCAAGGTGCTGGAGTTCGCTCTGGTTCACAACTACTCGGCGGTGGTGTTGGGCACGACGGCCGTCAAGGTGGCCGCACACAAGCTGTACGAGTCGCTGGGCTTCAGACACATGGGCTCGAGTGACCACTACGTGCTGCCCGGCATGACCCTGTCGCTGGCTGAGCGCCTCTTCTTCCAGGTCCGCTACCACCGCTACCGCCTGCAGCTGCGCGAGGAGTGA
- the LOC125159236 gene encoding uncharacterized protein LOC125159236: MKPSVDESVWSQNGQKTTVRELGQPSNRGGTDGEHRLRGIRRGPKETAAEGPHTRPAAPGTSRATGGELRGTRYPERLSPSAGCLCFLGPCRPRPRVVPSSPAAPVGRHQRNDSGLAGSAADLRKMAVTHIVPQWPLPLPWRPGQCVSGQPAWARPGARTRLSQGSGGGGRPVDSVAEPCACISQEQSDASHFPHVEAKGPPGPELLSRSWEGPRLTQAGPSARGLAHGGCSNGSPSTSGHEGAS; the protein is encoded by the exons ATGAAACCCAGTGTTGATGAGAGCGTGTGGAGTCAGAATGGGCAGAAAACGACAGTGCGGGAGCTT GGTCAGCCCAGCAACCGAGGCGGGACGGACGGAGAGCACAG GCTACGTGGCATCCGTCGTGGGCCGAAGGAGACCGCTGCCGAGGGTCCACACACAAGACCAGCGGCTCCGGGCACGAGCAGAGCGACAGGCGGTGAACTTCGTGGCACCAGGTACCCGGAGCGCCTCAGCCCATCCGCCGGGTGCCTGTGCTTCTTGGGTCCTTGCCGGCCTCGGCCTCGGGTTGTCCCGTCCTCACCGGCAGCTCCTGTGGGGAGGCACCAGCGAAATGACTCTGGCCTAGCAG GCTCGGCCGCAGACCTCCGTAAGATGGCCGTGACCCACATCGTACCGCAGTGGCCACTTCCCCTACCCTGGCGGCCAGGTCAGTGCGTGAGTGGCCAGCCGGCCTGGGCCCGACCCGGTGCGCGGACCCGCCTTTCCCAGggctcggggggtggggggaggcccgTGGATTCTGTGGCTGAGCCATGTGCATGCATCTCCCAGGAGCAAAGCGACGCCTCCCACTTCCCGCACGTGGAGGCAAAGGGGCCCCCTGGGCCTGAGCTCCTGTCGCGCTCCTGGGAGGGCCCTCGCCTGACCCAGGCTGGGCCAAGTGCCCGAGGGCTGGCCCACGGCGGCTGCAGTAACGGCAGCCCATCTACCTCGGGGCACGAAGGGGCCTCTTGA